The Chitinophaga niabensis genomic interval CCGCCCTGAAAGTACCATCCTTTTCCTTTATAGCAGCGAAAACCCGTTCCAATATTTGTTGGAAACGCTTACGCTGCGCGGTTTTCAGCAGGGAGGATTGAATGATGTCGCCGGTTATAACGGCTGCGTGCTTTTTCATGGCTCTACAAATATAAGGCTATAACCTTATAATACCCCATTATAAGTCTATAACCTTATATTGTACCATTATAAGCCTATAGCCTTATAATTAGAAAAGCAGCCCACCGGGGCTGCTTTTCCTATGATCAGATCTTTCAGATCTACTAGTAACGATAGTATTCAGGTTTGAACGGACCTTCAACCGGAATGCCCAGGTAAGTGGATTGTGTGTTAGTCAGCACATCCAGCTCAACGCCGATCTTTTTCAGATGCAGGCGGGCTACTTTTTCATCCAGGTGTTTAGGCAGTACATATACCTTGTTCTCGTACTTGTCTGTATGTTGCCACAGTTCAAGCTGAGCGAGTGTTTGGTTAGTGAAGGAGTTACTCATCACAAAAGAAGGGTGACCAGTAGCGCAACCCAGGTTCACCAGGCGGCCTTCAGCCAGCAGGATGATATCTTTACCATCAATGGTATATTTATCTACCTGGGGTTTGATCTCTACTTTAGTGTGTCCGTAATTGGTGTTCAACCAGGAAACATCAATTTCGATATCGAAGTGACCGATGTTACAAACGATGGCTTTATCTTTCATCGCTTTGAAATGTTCGCCGGTGATGATATCGCGGCAACCGGTGGTAGTTACGATGATGTCTGCTTCTTTAACAGCGTCAGCCATCTTTTTCACTTCGTAACCTTCCATAGCAGCCTGCAGCGCACAGATCGGGTCAATTTCAGTTACAATAACACGGGCACCGGCACCTGCGAGAGACTCGGCAGAACCTTTACCCACATCACCAAAACCAGCCACTACAGCAACCTTACCTGCGATCATTACGTCCGTAGCACGACGGATAGCATCTACGCAGGATTCGCGGCAACCATATTTATTATCAAATTTGGATTTGGTAACGGAGTCATTGATATTGATAGCTGGCATAGGTAAAGTGCCGGCTTTCATTCTTTCGTACAGACGGTGAACGCCGGTAGTAGTTTCTTCGCTCAGACCTTTAATATGCTGGATCAGTTCAGGATAAACGTCGAAAACCATATTGGTCAGGTCGCCACCATCATCAAGGATCATGTTCAGAGGACGATCAGTGCTGCCAAAGAACAGGGTTTGTTCAATGCACCAGTTGAAATCTTCTTCGCTAAGGCCTTTCCATGCATAAACAGGGATACCCGCAGCAGCAATAGCAGCAGCAGCGTGATCTTGTGTAGAGAAAATGTTGCAGGAGCTCCATTGTACTTCTGCACCCAGGGCTACCAGGGTTTCGATCAGCACAGCTGTTTGAATGGTCATGTGTAAGCAACCGGCAATACGCGCACCTTTCAGGGGCTGAGATTTACCATATTCTTCACGCAGGGCCATCAAACCCGGCATTTCGGCTTCCGCCAGTTCTATTTCTTTGCGACCCCACTCTGCCAAAGACATGTCTTTAACTTTGTATTTGAGGCTCAAATCAATCTTGGATTTAGCAATTGTGGACATTCCAGTAAATTTTTGGCAAATCTACCTTTATTTCTACTTTCTACATAATGCTTTCTCTTAAACCTGTTTTAATAAATTAACCCTCCCCCGGGAGTAACTGTCTAATATACATATAAATTATGCTAAATTAATATTTGCATTAATATTATAAATAATATACATTTGCTATCTGGTGCAGTTAATACCAGTTTGTTACATATTATTATTTAGAGTCATTGACGTAGAATAAACGTTTGGAATAGAAGGAGTTAAGAATCTAAAGAAGGGGAAAAGGGGCATCTTGCCTGTGCAGATTACCCACTACAGGGAAGTTCCACTACCGGAAAATGTACTTGCCGGAATATAACGTCAGCCTCGAGATATCTAGTATGGATGTAAAGAAATTTTAAGTTTTATGTTAGTCCTATCCTTACCTATGAAAAAACCGCGTTATGCGGGTGCAAACCATCTGCGTTTCGCTATTGCGGCCATTATGGCTTTCTTTTTCCTTTGCGGGGAAGTGCATGCCCAGGCGCAGACGGCTGTTATCAACCCTGCGGGGGGTACTGCCCTTGATAATAACCTGCGTATTGAAGTAAGGGATAGCTGTATACTGGTCAGGCGGAAAGGAGTGGACCAATATAACCTGGATAACAGCCAGCCCAAGGAAGATATCGGGTTAAGGACCTATTTCATCCTGGAACAAAGGTTCGGGCCATTGCAGGAAAAGACGCCCAAGTATGTGAAAGCCTGTGAGATATCAGACGTGTATGGGGATGGTTCGCTGGGAAATCCCTACAAGATTGTGACCTTATCTTCTTTTCAGAACCTTAATAACGCCACTTATAATGTTACCACCGTATATACTTATGTAAACGGAACCTCTTATTATAATATCGATTTCTACATCAGTTCAAATGAAGAAATGCTGAATGGCCCTCTTGGTGCAGAAAGAGGGGGACAATATTACATTCATATTTATTTATCCCAACGAAACTGGATGGGTACTGAGGATTGTAGCACTGGTTTCTTTTCCGGTGAAACATCCGTTGTTAATGATAACTATCTAAACCAGGGTATGCCCGACCCTGCTCAGACGATCAAGAGCATAGTAGGGTATAAAAGAGACAACGCATCCTGCCCCTCCGGGCCGGAAGGTGTAAATGTATTCAAAACAAATGCTGGCTTTACTTCCTGGTTTGCGGGCCCTACTAATACCCGGGATGCAAAAGTTAATCCCGGCGGATATTTGCTGAGCAATAATATCAATATAGTGCCACAAGCACAGGGAGTGGCGGTGCACAAGGCCGTTTTTATGGATGCCACAGCCATGGAGATCAATCACGCGATCAAACGTTTTGCTGTTGGTTTTGATTCAACCGAATTGAAGAGTGTTTTTGTACAGGACCCGAACCCGCCTCCCGGATTTACACATTTCCCCTTTGGTAAAGCTACCATTGAATTATCTGATGCCAACCCTTCCGGCCCGGAAGGAGATAATACACATGTTATCAGCAACCTTACCTTAACGGTAAGTGGTGCGAAGTTTAACCTTCCCCAGCTGGCTACTGTTAAAGTATACCCTACCACCAGCGGTATAAATGATGCGGTGGCAGGTACGGATTATGAAGTGTTATATACCAGGATACTGATCCCGCCGGGTGATTACACTTTTGTGCCGGGTAACTTTCCTTTGAACAATATCCTGATCAAAGGAGATGATGACCTGGACCCGAATAAAACCTTACGGGTAGAACTAACGAATGATTGTTCTCCGCACCTGCAATTGGGTACTGTTACTTCTGTTATTTATACGATTGAAGACGATGATGCCGGTGAACTGTTCATAGAGCCGGCTCAGACTACGCTGGAAGAAGGAAAGAGCATGAAAGTAAAAGTAAGGATGTCCGGCACTCCTTTATTAACCGATGTGGTAGTTACCCTCGCTAAAGGAACGGCGGATGCTGAATCAACAGATCACAGCGTTATTCCTGCTACGGTTACTATACCTGCCGGCAGTCTTTTTTATGAATTTGATTTTGATGCGATCGCAGACCGGATACTGGAGCCTGCAACGGAAAGCCTGGATATCACAGCTACAGCAACCATATCAGGCATTAACAGAACGCATACTACCACTATCAGCATCATTGATACAACAGGATTAAACCCTGCCAACAAGATCATCAGTTTCACTTCTCCGGCTACAATGGAAGGGAATAATGCTACCATCACTGCCAGCCTGCCAACGGGGGTAACAACAGAGTTCCCTGTTGTAATTGCTATGACGGTACATCCTTCAAGTACTACGGACCCTACAGATTTTGGTGTTGCATTTCCCACGAGCATGACCATTCCTGCGTCTGGAAATGATGTCTCTTTTACTTTGCCTGTTGCC includes:
- the ahcY gene encoding adenosylhomocysteinase codes for the protein MSTIAKSKIDLSLKYKVKDMSLAEWGRKEIELAEAEMPGLMALREEYGKSQPLKGARIAGCLHMTIQTAVLIETLVALGAEVQWSSCNIFSTQDHAAAAIAAAGIPVYAWKGLSEEDFNWCIEQTLFFGSTDRPLNMILDDGGDLTNMVFDVYPELIQHIKGLSEETTTGVHRLYERMKAGTLPMPAININDSVTKSKFDNKYGCRESCVDAIRRATDVMIAGKVAVVAGFGDVGKGSAESLAGAGARVIVTEIDPICALQAAMEGYEVKKMADAVKEADIIVTTTGCRDIITGEHFKAMKDKAIVCNIGHFDIEIDVSWLNTNYGHTKVEIKPQVDKYTIDGKDIILLAEGRLVNLGCATGHPSFVMSNSFTNQTLAQLELWQHTDKYENKVYVLPKHLDEKVARLHLKKIGVELDVLTNTQSTYLGIPVEGPFKPEYYRY